One genomic region from Arthrobacter sp. FB24 encodes:
- a CDS encoding helix-turn-helix transcriptional regulator, translating to MATSEAGLDRGRSAFEGHRWTEAVEQFLDADRRGGLTAPDLERLATVEILTGKTDTGIDNLTRAHEEYLVVGDVPGAARCAGWIGMHLMNTGQMARSTGWFARAGRLVAELNEPCVVEGLLLLPTALGMLYGGDPDGANRVFADALAVGERFQDRDLISLSLLGRGQASLMLGDISSGVRLFDEVMVAVTAGEVSPVPSGIIYCAVIGNCHLAFDLRRALEWTTALDRWCAGRPDMVLFSGQCQAHRAELYRLHGAWDDAISAAKDAQRLAAAGDYHAFYGGFYQEGEVERLRGDFAAAEECYRHAGRSGYEPQPGLALLKLALGDIPAARALIRRAADSADVATRRHLLPALVEIELAAGDTAAARRSADELAAVAQDCAMPMVQAASCQAGGAVLLAEGEPARAQPVLRRAWMLWRELGVPFEAARCRTLVGRACRASGDEDAAEMDFEAARAEFLALGAAPAAAWTSLEHTPVQEKDAGPLTPREIEVLRLVAAGKANRVIAGELYLSEKTVARHISNIFLKLGLRSRVAATRYAFEHGLAG from the coding sequence ATGGCAACGTCTGAAGCCGGTCTTGACCGGGGCCGTTCCGCCTTCGAAGGGCATCGGTGGACCGAGGCCGTCGAACAGTTCCTTGACGCCGACCGGCGTGGCGGGCTCACCGCGCCCGATCTCGAACGCCTGGCCACAGTGGAAATCCTGACGGGCAAGACTGACACGGGAATCGACAACCTCACCCGCGCGCACGAGGAGTACCTCGTCGTCGGCGACGTGCCCGGTGCGGCGCGCTGCGCCGGATGGATCGGCATGCATCTGATGAACACAGGCCAGATGGCCCGCAGCACCGGCTGGTTTGCACGCGCCGGACGGCTGGTGGCTGAACTGAACGAGCCCTGCGTGGTGGAGGGCCTGCTGCTGCTTCCGACGGCTCTGGGCATGCTATACGGCGGCGACCCTGACGGTGCCAACCGGGTCTTCGCGGACGCCCTGGCCGTCGGGGAACGGTTCCAGGACCGGGACCTCATCTCCCTCTCCTTACTGGGCAGGGGGCAGGCCAGCCTGATGCTCGGTGACATCAGCAGCGGCGTTCGGCTCTTTGACGAGGTGATGGTGGCAGTGACCGCGGGGGAGGTTTCGCCGGTGCCCTCGGGCATCATCTACTGCGCCGTCATCGGCAACTGCCACCTGGCCTTCGACCTGCGCCGCGCCCTGGAGTGGACGACTGCGCTGGACCGCTGGTGCGCGGGACGGCCGGACATGGTCCTGTTCAGCGGCCAGTGCCAGGCCCACCGCGCCGAACTGTACCGGCTGCACGGGGCCTGGGATGACGCCATCAGCGCGGCCAAGGACGCGCAGCGCCTGGCTGCGGCAGGGGACTATCATGCGTTCTACGGCGGCTTCTACCAGGAGGGCGAAGTAGAGCGCCTGAGGGGGGACTTCGCTGCGGCGGAGGAATGCTACCGTCACGCCGGACGCAGTGGCTACGAGCCCCAGCCAGGACTTGCCCTGCTGAAGCTGGCCCTTGGCGATATCCCTGCCGCGCGCGCCCTCATCCGGAGGGCGGCCGATTCCGCCGACGTCGCCACCCGCCGCCACCTGCTGCCGGCGCTTGTGGAAATAGAGCTGGCCGCGGGGGACACCGCCGCGGCCAGGCGGTCCGCGGACGAGCTGGCCGCCGTTGCGCAGGACTGCGCGATGCCGATGGTGCAGGCCGCCTCCTGCCAGGCCGGGGGCGCCGTCCTCCTAGCCGAAGGAGAGCCCGCCCGGGCGCAGCCGGTCCTGCGACGCGCGTGGATGCTCTGGCGGGAACTGGGCGTTCCGTTCGAGGCAGCACGCTGCCGAACCCTTGTGGGCCGTGCCTGCCGTGCATCCGGCGACGAGGATGCGGCGGAGATGGACTTCGAGGCGGCGCGGGCCGAGTTCCTCGCCCTCGGCGCAGCCCCGGCGGCTGCCTGGACCTCACTCGAACACACGCCGGTGCAGGAGAAGGACGCCGGACCCCTCACGCCGCGCGAGATCGAAGTGCTCCGGCTCGTTGCGGCGGGAAAGGCCAACCGTGTGATCGCCGGTGAGCTTTACCTGAGTGAAAAGACTGTTGCCCGGCATATCAGCAACATCTTCCTCAAACTTGGACTCCGGTCCAGGGTAGCCGCCACCAGGTACGCCTTCGAGCACGGGCTCGCCGGGTAG